Part of the Oncorhynchus masou masou isolate Uvic2021 chromosome 18, UVic_Omas_1.1, whole genome shotgun sequence genome, TATTAATGACTTGCAGAGGTAGAGAGTCTGATACATGGATATTTTGCTGTTCTAGAATAGTCTATTGATGAGGGATCATGCAGCTTTTGGCCGGCCAAGTCAGGCCTGTAGTATGCATGTTCTTTGCATGTAGAGTGTACAGAGGTAAACGtactgagacacacaaacataaCGTACATGGTTGATACTAGATTTGAATCATGTCAGGACCCCCTGCATTAACTTACATTTACGCTAGACGCCAAGCACCCTGTGAATCTTTTGTCGAACGTTTCCCCGTTTAGGCAGAGCCAGATCCCATGTTTCACCCTGTTGACGCACTGATGACCGTGGGGATTGGAGTCCACAtatatcagaggacgcatggcaaGTCACTGGACTTTTACAGCAAAGTCGACCGGTCTTTAATTGAACATTACTCAAGGCCAAAACTtatatttcttgttttgtttgatcgaAAGAGACTCAAAAGTGTTCCCAGCTGGGCTTCaatttttttaatcaataattAATTGTCAAAGTTATTTATTCATGTGTATCTTCACCAATTATGGGCGTCTAATTAACAATTTCAATAATTGATGTTTATTTCTGAAAGGGTTCCTTATCACACTGGCTGCTGAAAAATGCATGAGCAGGGAAGCAGACTTGGTTTAGTTTTTTTGTTCTGAGAGAGCTTGATGCTCGGGGCTAGTACCAGGACACATTGACTCTTCCCCTTTGAGTTGGCGCTAGCCCTGTGATGTGGGTCTAATACGGGCTTCTTTCATGGACCCTAAGCCCCTGCTCAGCACCATGTGATCTCATAAAGACTCCTACATGCCCATCCTCAGATACCCTTTTTTTGTTCTTTAATTACCGGCTTCAAATAATAATGTTTCCGTGTTCATTTTGCTTTGTGTATCgggggatgatgatgatgtcacAACAGTCTGCAGAGTTGGACCTTGATGTGTATGCCTCTATGGCTATCCAACTCCATGGCTTATGTTTAAAATGCCAAATAATGAACTTTAATAAAAGTATGCAAAACAAGACTGTTCCTGTAACCTATTTTGATAATGACAGTAGTTAATAAAAACAAAAGGCTCCTTGGTTGACTTTTCTCAACTTTTCATTTATTTTGGTTCCTATAGGACAGGGGGTTGGGGACTGGCAAAGCATATCATTTTGCTCTGCAGCAACCAAAGCTAGAGAGACCATCACCGTTGCCATACGAGCATCGCCTGAGCACCGAGGTCTACTTTCCCAGTCTAAGCAAAGCAGCGAAGACCCAACACCAAATGGAACAAAACCCCCAATCACATTAATGTGATTTCAGTGTCAGATGACCACAGTAGATACACAATAGTCAAACAGTGCTAGCAATAGAGGTTAGGGCTTCAATACAGAATTTAGAATTTGGCTGcattaggggaggaagaggggggtctCGATTGACCTTCAGGGGGTCTCGGTGACACGTCTCAGGGAGCCGATGGTGGGGCTGGAGCTTCCCCACTCGTTGTGCCTCCTGTACTCGCCAGGGCGAAGGAAGTACTGACGACCCCTGTAGTGAGGGTGCTCGTGGAGGATCCAGTAACCCTCCATGACGTTGGCGGAGGAGATGTCGCGGCTGTGGAAGCTCTCGTGCAGGTCGGGGCAGTCCTCCATCATCTCCATGTTCTGACCCCTGAAGTCAGAGCGCTCGTAGATCTTCATCCTGTAGTTTCCTCGATACTGGGAAAGAAGAAGACAGACAAAATGGACAATGGATATATTAAATGATACGCAGACAGTATATAGGCGTTAATGTAAGTGTACTATAATGAGAATGAAATATAACCTGAACCATGACATTTGTGAAGAAGAAATTGACTGTGTTAAAAAAAGGTGTTGGTTGGCATTTGTGAATCTATTTGTCATAGCCTCAGCCAAATATCAGTAAGAATCTAGCCAAGTAATTACAATAAATgctaagaaagaaaaaaaaaacagtagaCACTGAAGCCCTCAGCTCAAGGGACTGAAAACAAAATGGGACTGAGGACACACGATGTGGTACACTCACAGGGGGCACCATACGGCAGGAGCGGATGCAGTCGTTGAAGCCAGCCCAGCGCTGGTAGTCAGGGTACTCGCCCTTGTTCAGCATGTACTGGTAGCCAGTGTAGTTGGGCTTCTCGTAGGCCACCCAACAGCCACTGTCCACCTTTATAGAGTTACAGCGGCTGAAGTGGTTGTGCATCTCAGCACAGTCGTTGCTGCACTCATAGTGGCGGCCCTGGAAGTTCTTGTCCTCGTAGAATATAAtctagaagagagagatggaaagttCAAATCAAAATGATATCAACACGATAAGCTAACGTAGAAAGACGTAAAAGAAACACCCGAGCAGAGTTTCCACATCCGGTTTCCAGCGGAAGAGGAAACTAGGTTGAATGAAACTGTATCCCTGAAAGCCAGATGCATCCTGTTGTTGGCAACACAGATAACACAGATAACACAGATAACACAGATAACACAGATATTGGGGAAATGTTTTGGCTGTCTTCTGAAAAATGTAAATAACCTAACACAGAATgaaaacacaattacattttcatTATCAGGAACTGCAATCCAACGTACACCATTTATGATGTGGAATTGAAATAGGCCAAGCCTACCTATAATATATACTTTTAGTACATATGTCGAAGAAGAGAGTGTTATTGGAACAATAAGAAATTATCCACGGCTCATTTTCACATCCCAGAAATCGCACTGAGGTACATGCACATCCTTTAGGGCAGTGGTTCCTAAACCTTTTATAGTCCAGTACCCCGTTAAACATTCaatccagctgcgtaccccctctagcaccagggtcagcgcactctcaaatgttgttttttggcatcattgtaagcctgccacacacacactatatgatacatttattaaacataagaatgagtgtgagtttttgtcacaacccggctcgtgggaagtgacaaagagctcttgtaggaccagggcacaaataataataataatcaataattttgccctctatttaaccatcttacatataaaactttaTATGTTGATTAAAAATGGTGAACAACTCACTActggttaatgagaagggtgagcttgaaaggatgcacataactctgcaatgttgggttgtattggagagagtctcagtcttaaatcattttacacacacagactattcctgtatttagttttcatgctagtgagggccgaaaatccactctcacataggtatgtggttgcaaagggcatcattgtcttaacagcgcgatttgccaaggcaggatactcagAGCAGCCTAAttcagaaatctggcagtggcttctgattaaatgtaattttcacagaaccgcttgttgcaatttcgatgaggctctcttgttcagatatcggtaagtggactggaggcagggcatgaaaggaaTAACGAATCCAGTTATTTGTGTTATCTTTTTCGGGAAAGAACCTGCATATACCAgtagctgtgccaggcccgctaCTTGTGGGGGACTTTTATTTagtctgtttaataatacaaTCCTTTAGATTCCTCAAACCCAACTCACTCaagtgcttcgctatatcacatttgacatagtCCGTAAGCtcgagttcatttgcacacaaagaaATCATACAataatggaaagacctgtgtgttgtccttgttgatgcatacagagaagagctccaacttcttaatcatagcctcaatcgtgtcccgcacattgaatatagttgcagagagtccctgtaatcctagattcagattagtcaggtgagaaaaaacatcacccagataggccagttgtgtgagaaactcgtcatcatgcaagtggtcagacaagtgaaaatgatggtcagtaaagaaaactttaagcttgtctctcaatttaaaaaaatgtgtcaatactttgccccttgataaccagcgcacttctgtacgTTGTAAAAgagttacatggtcgctgcccatatcattgcataatgcagaaaatacatgagagttcaggggccttgctttaacaaagttaaccatattgactgtagtgtccaaaacgtctttctaGCTGTCAGGCATTCTCTTGGCAGCAAGTGCCTCTTGgaggatgctgcagtgtacccaagtggggtctggagcaactgcttgcacgcgtgttaccactccactatgtctccctgtcatggcttttgcgccatcagtacagataccaacacatcttgaccatcaaagtccatttgatgtcacaaaaattgtccagtactttaaaaatatcctcctgttgtcctggtttccagtggtttgcagaagaggatgtcttccttaacaGACCCCGCATAAACGTAATGGACATATACCAgtagctgtgccaggcccgctaCTTGTGGGGGACTTTTATTTagtctgtttaataatacaaTCCTTTAGATTCCTCAAACTCAACTTGAGCTCGaggccagttccactgcattttttaattgttctcctctaatcagggactgatttagacctgggacaccaggtgtgtccAATTAATTATAAGGTAGaatagaaaaccagcaggctccaatGCCCCTGCTTTAGATAACAAATACATCCGTGTTGCTAAAAGAACATACCTTTGAGACTATGCATATGTGCTGCCCTCCTCTCCGTCCAGTCCATTCATACTTGCACATTAGCTTTGAGCCTTTAACACGTTCTATTCACCATCTCCTAAAATCCCCCTCCAATATCATTACTGGCCAATTATTTCTAGGTAAATTGCAAGCTATTCAGTTATTTATAATACTATCCAGTGAATCCAAATATGAAAGATGTATCACGGTTTATCACAGACAATAGTTAAATGAGCCTCTTTCCTGTATTTCCCCATGAAACGCATGGTGTGTTCATGCTTACCTTGCTCATTGTGACTGTGTTTAGTTCGGACCGGACCGGGTAGTGAGCGGTACTGGACCTCTTTATAGACCCTGCAGGGATCAGGCCTTTGTAAATGTGACACAAAGCTTTGTCGTGTCAGCACAATGTGCTCTACAGGCTACAGAAAACTATAGGGCTGGCCCACAGCAGCAGCTCTTTGTCACGGTCAAAAGCTCTCTATCTCTATGGGAAATACTGTACAACGGCACTTTCCAAAGTCACACAATAAGAGTTGCAACCTCTGCCTTTATTGGCATTGAGGCGAGCAATGTATAGACagactatcagagagagagaaaaatactaAGCCATCCTTAACAGCTTTATAATGAATTGAACTTGTTGCAATGAGTTTCTGATTTGCAGTTCATTCATTCAATCAGTTAGTTAATCAATAATATTCTTAATGTTAAGGCTGTGACATACCAGTATAGCAATATTTTTTCcttggcaaaaatgaaaacagtcctttaaaaacctgctgtatgtataatattgtgtgctatagcttggaaaatagaTAAATGTGACTCtagatgacaacataatgatgtttgtctccaacattagggctgttttacTGTTTTCCTTGCCACGAAACTAACAAGTATGGCGATACTGGTATCATCCCTGCCCaacttaaaggaaaactccaccccaAAAATCTTTTTGCAttttttcattagtccattgttgatatactCCCCAAAAATGTGCATGTCAGCTATTACATTTTCAAGATATAAAAATCATTAAATGATAAATCATTAATGAGGGTGCAGACAACTTTTAGGGTTGATTATGGTAtagtatacatactgtacacagcaATTCTCATGTCTAATAACCATACACTAATGCCCCCGGGCgccaaagacgtggatgtcgattaaggcagccccccgcaccactCTAATTCAGAGGgcttgggttaaatgcggaagacacatttcagttgaaggcattccgttgtacaactgactaggtatccccctttccctttcccttaaTTGCTTGAACTTAATTATTTACACAAAAGCTTTGCTATTGTTTTGCCATTGATTTGAGATGGGGGAAAACAATCACACAGAGAAGCCACATTTAAAAACCAGCATGTTTAATCACTTTGTTACAGTCCAGATGTGAGAAGCTTACAGGCCACTCCTCATTCTCCTGAAGGAGCCCACCATGGGGTTGTGGCAGGCCCAGTCGTTGCAGGCCCTGTACTCCCCAGGGCGGAGGAAGTACTGACGACCCCTGTAGTTGGGGTGCTCATAGAACACCCAGTAGCCTTCCATGACGTTGGAGGAGAAGATGTCACGGTGGCGGAAACGCTCGTACACGTTGGGGCAGTCGTCCATGAACTCCATCATGTGACCAGACATCTCAGGCCTGTTGTAGATTCTCATTCTGTAGGCTCCTCTGTACTGTTGGtagaagagacagaaaggaggGAATAGGGAGGACAAGAAGTGATTAGGGGCAAATGATCACAGAGGTCACAGTAGAGTTTTATACACTGGGCGATCTAAGAATTTCTACACGTCGATTAATACCAGAGACTTGCTTCCTTTAGAAATAGATCTTCAGTCAAATGAGGAGAAACCTCTCAAAGCAGAAGTATAATACTGCCAAAAACACTGAGTGATGATGAATAGAATGAAAATGAAGAAGGTAAGTCTTTGGGGTGCATTCCTATTCCTTTAAAAAATGACTGGATCTCCTTGTGGACTTTGATGCTTTGACTCCTCTCTGTATCTATAAATGACATCAAAAGGCTGGTGATTGACGCTGATTTCTAAAGTGCCGTTTGATGTGTGGCAGGAGTAACCCTATCCATCAGTTTGACTGACTTACGGGGGGGAACATCTGGCAGGAACGGATGCAGTTGTTGAAGCCCATCCAGTGGTGGTGGTCAGGGTACTCTCCCTGGTTCAGGATGTACTGGTAGCCGTTGAAGTTGGGCTTCTCGTAGGCCACCCAGTGACCGCCGGTCACCCTGATAGAGTTACAGCAGTTGAAGTGTCTGAACGTGTCAGCACAGTCACTGTTGCACTCATAGTGTCGACCCTGGAAGTTGTGGCCTTCGTAAAATATTATCTACAAAGAACAGAAATGTATAAAATAGTTTATGTGGAAAGTAATTTATACTGAGTCGGCGATGATGATAGTAAAATGACTTTTGACTGAAAGCCGTACTCAAGGACGTAGTGTTGATCCTCAACAAGCTAGCTCCCTCGGCAAGCTAGCTCCCTCGACAAGCTAGCTCCCTCGACAAACTAGGTCCCTCGGCAAGCTAGCTCCCTCGACAAGCTAGCTCCCTCGACAAACTAGCTCCCTCGACAAGCTAGCTCCCTCGACAAACTAGGTCCCTCGACAAGCTAGCTCCCTCGGCAAGCTAGCTCCCTCGACAAGCTAGCTGCCTCAAGCTAGGTCCCTCGACAAGCTAGGTCCCTTGACAAGATAGCTCCCTCGACAAATGCTATTTGATTTGAAACTATGGCAAGCTTAAGAAGCATTGTGCCTAAGCCTATGTATGCTTGTTTTGGTCTGTAAAGGGTCGCTGCACACCCCAGATATCtcccacaatcaacagcctgatcaactctaaggAGATGTGTAACGCTGCATGGGACAAATGGTGGTCaccccagatactgactgattttctgatccacggggtatctgtgaccaaatcagatgcatatctgtattcccagtcatgtgaaatccatagtttagggcctaatttatttatttcaattgacagattttcCTTATATGAGCTGTAACTCAGTACAATtctagaaattgttgcatgttgcgttcatattccTGCTCAGTGTAGTTTTACAACTGAAGTCTTTGACATAGCTTCATAAATTGTATGCCTAGCTTACTTTGCCAAATAGCTTCCCAATACCTTAAGCCTAACAGCATTTGGTGATCTCCCTAATTACATCAGCAATCATCAAACAAGTAAGCTAAACCTGTTAGCTCATACCTTTCCCATGGTTGGAGGGCTTGATGTCTGCACCGTAGCCCTCAGCAGAGTCTCAGGCCCTTTTTTATACTCTTGTACTGACAGTAAAATAGACCTGTGTCTACATTGTAGTGACTAGAAGTGACCTTTTTAGACGTCAGGGACCATTCCAA contains:
- the LOC135505060 gene encoding gamma-crystallin M2-like, yielding MHNHFSRCNSIKVDSGCWVAYEKPNYTGYQYMLNKGEYPDYQRWAGFNDCIRSCRMVPPYRGNYRMKIYERSDFRGQNMEMMEDCPDLHESFHSRDISSANVMEGYWILHEHPHYRGRQYFLRPGEYRRHNEWGSSSPTIGSLRRVTETP
- the LOC135505059 gene encoding gamma-crystallin M2-like; the encoded protein is MGKIIFYEGHNFQGRHYECNSDCADTFRHFNCCNSIRVTGGHWVAYEKPNFNGYQYILNQGEYPDHHHWMGFNNCIRSCQMFPPYRGAYRMRIYNRPEMSGHMMEFMDDCPNVYERFRHRDIFSSNVMEGYWVFYEHPNYRGRQYFLRPGEYRACNDWACHNPMVGSFRRMRSGL